Proteins found in one Solitalea lacus genomic segment:
- a CDS encoding DUF7594 domain-containing protein has product MKKLYNLTLTLTAILVSCLTAWGQTSEWKPVGPTPFPVNASSQINGIGRVSQLKFDPLNLNRMYAVAPHSVFVSDNLATSWSIMPGTDDFPAGTNLASICIDYTNTNILYLGTGDADYYSASNASGVWKSTDGGQTFALSNTGMGNKLVDDILMSPDDHNVLVASTNAGIYKSTNGGSSWTLTSAVTKITDMCMKAGASTKLFAVSSDNQNFYSSADFGSTWTTTTLGVTPSNGGRVAITSADPNVVYVSYVGSNNTIGGGIVYRSADGGVTFTLKKGDVLPNLNGYSGTTSGQGGYNYDIEADPLDPNILYSCGHLVWKSTDGGANWIQSQTSWGAVLHTDEHQFLFHPNDPNKLFNANDGGVWINTNRVTTNTWVPTSDGLAATEFYNFGNSRSYKNLVGGGTQDNGEVYYKDGAWKTNRGGDFTSKYFFDNASNYAYYGESGKRRDLLNNPTGSDASINLPAVAGNSDQYTASHQNANIAFYANLGSGIFKTINLQSANPVWSALNSFKPTTQPLAMEVSPADANVLYVLSQNKTVMRSTNALGAATFTAAAPAPMPTGQPTNGALAVFRNGVVYMSSDGYVYRSANQGASWAAVGAGPVSTILKSQKIKKMIADTLQASTETVFAYTREGVYYINNTLADWAYVGINLPTTANLNGMELAADPLNPLNSLLRVCTFGRGIWETPARTLVGTAPVVTIISPSSNASFAAGSTITIEATASDADGTVSKVEFYQGNVKIGEDAAAPYSCTWNNVTDGAYAITARVTDDQGNQGVAAPVSVLVNTTVAIADSYVRDGGSATANFGTATGLIVKKDGAGFSREIYLKFDLSSISPDNYAFLRLNIASAGTGISGTTWQVYYVPDDSWTETGINWSNKPAATTLLGTVSGKSSGWAEWNITQQALAELAGDKTLSLKLVSTVLGNTMDVTFNSREASATLSPQLSFRNENTAPAVSITSPAFNASISSTIIINANASDQEGSVTKVEFFEGNNKLGEDLSAPYSFTWNNAPAGSYLLTARATDNAGATADSDPIAILVNTKTATADAYVRDGGDATKNFGTAAGLDLKKDGAGFSREVFLKYDLTGIPTALDTVKLRLNIASSNTATNTTTWQLYYVPDDSWTETNITWNAKPAATTLLGTIQGKSSGWAEWDIKAQALAELAGDKILSLKIVSTVLGGATNVTFTSREIGSVGLRPQITYKVRIAPTVAITSPVNNENFTGGSSVTINANAADADGTVSKVEFFSGATKLGEDLSAPYSFEWNNVAIGSYALTAKATDNSGDVTTSATINVAVNCIGAADIPQANLKVIYFDSQQSSSPAINAIDGNPATIWHSLWSPTVAQLPHEIQLSLGNTYNVNRFKYLPTSNAGNGTVAQYQIYVTLDSLSWGAPVATGTFEKNATEKVVIFPEKPGKFVRFKALSEAAGQQFTSAAELNVGYCSTPPAVAITSPANAVSFNAPATITIAATASDAEGTVDKVEFFQGSTKLGEDLEPPFSFEWTGVLPGVYGFRTKATDNSGLSTMSDSITVIVKDATAPVITCLDSIVVSNDPSQCGAAVNFAVTATDDFSQATVTYSHDPGTIFPVGTTIVTATGTDASGNSSTCLFPVTVKDATAPVITAPEAIVVDNDAGQNGAVVTFTAPAGTDNCTGAVTTQTAGLPSGSFFPVGTTTNTFVVTDGAGNTSNCSFAVTVNDVQAPVVAATQSIVLCHNADSFYSIGDITATDNNVVSSVTYQISGATVRNGNGLNASGRFEVGVSTIAWTVKDQAGNATVAQTTVTVNGPITASIADVYAVNPGGDANTIYLGYYPSSLTLTAQASGGSAPYTYAWSNGATSASAVVNPTAIGVHDFTVTITDARGCATTFTKQVIVRDIRSVGDKVFICHNGTNSSISVNAVQAHLNHGDKLGDCGVNSNSNAIKEPILSSESTPVAYPNPFDKVLNIKLPMATEGQTVNYEIYDVIYNTLLIKSQTTVVSGQINIAQAANLASGQYMIRISVGQQSLAIRIMKSMQW; this is encoded by the coding sequence ATGAAAAAACTTTACAATTTAACACTTACATTAACAGCCATTCTGGTTTCCTGCTTAACGGCCTGGGGCCAGACATCGGAATGGAAACCGGTTGGTCCCACTCCGTTCCCGGTTAATGCTTCCTCTCAGATCAACGGCATCGGTCGGGTATCGCAACTGAAGTTCGATCCGCTTAACCTCAACCGCATGTATGCGGTTGCCCCGCATAGCGTGTTTGTAAGCGACAATCTGGCCACAAGCTGGAGCATCATGCCTGGTACAGATGATTTCCCTGCGGGAACCAATCTTGCCTCCATTTGTATTGATTATACCAATACCAATATTTTGTATTTAGGAACGGGAGATGCTGACTATTATAGCGCCAGCAATGCCAGTGGGGTTTGGAAATCGACCGATGGCGGGCAAACCTTTGCCCTGAGCAATACCGGAATGGGTAATAAACTGGTAGATGACATCCTGATGTCGCCGGATGATCACAACGTCCTGGTGGCCAGTACCAATGCCGGTATTTATAAAAGTACCAACGGCGGATCTTCCTGGACGCTGACTTCTGCGGTGACCAAGATCACTGATATGTGTATGAAAGCTGGGGCCAGCACTAAGCTTTTTGCCGTGTCTTCTGATAATCAGAATTTTTATTCCTCAGCCGATTTTGGCAGCACCTGGACAACGACCACCCTTGGCGTTACACCTTCCAATGGCGGCCGTGTCGCCATTACGTCGGCTGACCCCAATGTGGTGTATGTTTCTTATGTAGGCTCCAACAATACTATAGGAGGGGGGATTGTCTACCGTTCTGCAGATGGCGGTGTTACGTTCACCCTTAAGAAAGGGGATGTGCTGCCTAACTTAAATGGGTACTCAGGTACTACCAGTGGTCAGGGCGGTTATAATTACGATATTGAGGCAGACCCCCTGGATCCGAATATCCTGTATTCCTGCGGTCACTTGGTCTGGAAAAGCACCGATGGTGGCGCTAACTGGATCCAATCGCAAACGAGTTGGGGGGCAGTGCTGCATACCGATGAGCACCAATTTCTTTTCCATCCGAATGATCCCAATAAATTATTCAACGCTAATGACGGCGGTGTTTGGATTAACACCAATCGTGTAACCACCAATACGTGGGTGCCGACTTCTGACGGACTGGCCGCTACGGAGTTTTATAACTTTGGCAATAGCCGCAGCTATAAAAATTTGGTAGGCGGCGGTACCCAGGATAATGGTGAGGTGTATTATAAAGATGGCGCCTGGAAAACTAACCGTGGAGGAGATTTTACTTCCAAGTACTTTTTTGATAATGCATCCAATTATGCTTATTATGGAGAGAGTGGTAAGCGAAGGGATTTGCTGAATAACCCTACAGGATCTGATGCTTCCATCAATCTTCCGGCAGTTGCCGGCAATAGTGATCAATATACTGCTTCACACCAGAATGCTAATATTGCCTTCTATGCCAATTTAGGGTCAGGTATCTTTAAAACGATCAATTTGCAATCGGCCAACCCTGTATGGTCGGCCTTGAACAGTTTTAAGCCCACTACTCAGCCCTTGGCCATGGAGGTTTCCCCTGCCGATGCCAACGTGCTGTATGTGCTGTCACAGAATAAAACGGTCATGCGCAGTACCAATGCGCTGGGTGCCGCTACCTTTACCGCTGCTGCCCCAGCCCCCATGCCAACCGGTCAGCCGACCAATGGTGCGTTGGCGGTGTTCCGCAATGGAGTAGTGTACATGTCGAGTGATGGTTATGTGTACCGTTCTGCAAATCAAGGGGCTTCCTGGGCGGCGGTAGGTGCCGGTCCGGTAAGTACTATCCTGAAAAGCCAGAAAATTAAGAAAATGATCGCCGATACCTTGCAGGCTTCTACAGAAACGGTATTTGCTTATACCCGCGAGGGTGTTTATTATATTAACAATACCCTTGCCGACTGGGCTTATGTAGGTATCAATTTGCCTACTACCGCCAACTTAAATGGCATGGAGCTGGCGGCAGATCCTCTCAATCCGCTTAATAGTTTATTACGTGTGTGTACTTTCGGAAGAGGGATCTGGGAAACGCCTGCGCGTACACTTGTGGGAACAGCCCCTGTCGTAACAATCATCAGTCCTTCGAGCAATGCGTCTTTTGCTGCCGGATCCACTATTACTATTGAGGCCACGGCCAGTGATGCTGACGGAACGGTGAGCAAAGTGGAGTTCTATCAGGGTAACGTTAAAATAGGCGAAGATGCTGCGGCGCCTTACAGCTGCACCTGGAACAATGTGACCGATGGTGCGTATGCAATTACGGCCAGGGTAACGGATGATCAAGGTAACCAGGGTGTTGCAGCTCCCGTGTCAGTTCTGGTAAATACAACCGTTGCTATTGCCGATAGCTATGTGCGGGATGGTGGAAGCGCCACTGCCAATTTTGGTACGGCAACCGGACTTATCGTGAAAAAGGATGGTGCCGGTTTTAGCCGGGAAATATACTTAAAGTTCGATCTTTCCTCGATTAGTCCCGATAATTATGCCTTCTTGAGGCTGAATATAGCCTCAGCAGGTACAGGGATCAGCGGTACCACCTGGCAGGTGTATTACGTTCCGGACGACAGCTGGACAGAAACCGGTATCAATTGGAGCAACAAACCGGCTGCTACTACGCTGTTGGGAACCGTTTCAGGAAAAAGCTCAGGCTGGGCAGAATGGAATATAACCCAGCAGGCGCTGGCAGAACTGGCAGGGGATAAGACGCTGTCCTTGAAACTGGTTTCAACGGTTTTGGGAAACACAATGGATGTAACGTTTAATTCAAGGGAAGCAAGTGCTACCCTGAGTCCGCAGCTTTCATTCAGAAATGAAAATACGGCCCCTGCTGTTTCCATTACTTCACCGGCGTTCAACGCTTCAATATCATCAACCATTATAATTAATGCCAATGCCAGTGACCAAGAAGGCTCTGTAACGAAGGTGGAGTTTTTTGAAGGCAACAACAAGCTGGGGGAGGACCTTTCCGCTCCTTATAGCTTTACCTGGAATAATGCACCGGCAGGCAGTTACCTGCTCACTGCGCGTGCAACGGATAATGCCGGAGCCACTGCAGATTCTGACCCGATTGCTATCCTGGTAAATACCAAAACGGCAACTGCAGATGCTTACGTAAGAGATGGTGGTGATGCCACGAAAAACTTTGGTACTGCAGCGGGTCTTGATTTGAAAAAAGATGGTGCCGGATTTTCTCGTGAAGTATTCTTGAAGTATGACCTTACTGGTATACCTACGGCTCTTGATACTGTCAAGTTAAGGTTGAATATTGCTTCTAGTAATACTGCAACTAACACCACAACTTGGCAATTGTATTATGTTCCCGATGATAGCTGGACGGAAACGAATATTACCTGGAACGCCAAGCCAGCTGCCACAACGTTATTAGGAACTATTCAGGGCAAAAGTTCCGGATGGGCAGAATGGGATATTAAAGCGCAGGCGCTGGCGGAACTGGCCGGAGATAAAATCTTGTCGTTAAAGATTGTTTCAACTGTTCTTGGCGGGGCTACCAATGTAACGTTTACCTCTCGTGAAATTGGCTCGGTTGGCTTGAGACCTCAGATTACCTATAAAGTACGTATAGCTCCGACAGTAGCGATCACTTCGCCTGTTAATAATGAAAACTTTACCGGCGGGTCATCCGTTACCATCAACGCCAATGCAGCTGATGCGGATGGAACGGTAAGCAAAGTGGAATTCTTTTCAGGTGCCACCAAGTTAGGTGAAGACCTTAGTGCGCCATACAGTTTTGAATGGAATAATGTAGCAATAGGCAGTTATGCCCTTACGGCTAAGGCTACAGACAATAGTGGTGATGTAACAACTTCGGCAACCATAAACGTGGCTGTTAACTGTATTGGTGCAGCGGATATTCCACAGGCAAACTTAAAAGTGATTTATTTTGATAGTCAACAATCAAGTTCTCCTGCCATCAACGCCATTGATGGCAACCCTGCCACTATCTGGCATTCACTGTGGAGTCCTACGGTTGCACAGCTGCCGCACGAAATTCAATTATCGCTGGGGAATACGTATAACGTGAACCGGTTTAAATATTTACCTACCTCAAATGCAGGTAACGGAACAGTTGCTCAGTATCAAATCTATGTAACCTTAGATTCGTTGTCATGGGGAGCTCCGGTAGCTACCGGCACCTTTGAAAAAAATGCGACTGAAAAAGTGGTGATTTTCCCTGAAAAGCCAGGTAAGTTCGTTCGCTTCAAAGCCTTGTCGGAGGCAGCCGGCCAGCAATTTACATCGGCTGCAGAATTAAATGTAGGCTATTGTTCTACTCCTCCGGCTGTAGCGATTACCTCGCCGGCAAACGCTGTCAGCTTTAATGCACCGGCAACGATTACCATTGCGGCTACTGCCAGTGATGCGGAAGGTACGGTAGACAAAGTAGAGTTCTTCCAGGGAAGTACGAAACTTGGTGAAGACCTGGAACCTCCTTTCAGCTTTGAGTGGACAGGTGTGCTGCCGGGCGTTTACGGTTTTCGTACAAAAGCAACTGACAATAGCGGATTAAGTACCATGTCGGATTCAATTACCGTAATCGTAAAGGATGCTACAGCTCCGGTTATTACTTGCCTGGACAGTATTGTTGTGAGCAATGATCCAAGCCAATGTGGTGCAGCAGTAAACTTTGCAGTTACAGCTACAGATGATTTCAGTCAGGCTACCGTTACTTACAGCCATGATCCGGGAACTATCTTTCCGGTAGGGACTACAATCGTTACGGCAACAGGCACCGATGCATCGGGCAATAGTTCAACTTGTTTGTTCCCTGTGACGGTGAAAGATGCAACAGCCCCTGTGATCACTGCACCTGAAGCTATTGTGGTCGATAACGATGCCGGTCAGAACGGAGCCGTAGTAACGTTTACCGCCCCGGCTGGGACAGATAATTGTACCGGAGCAGTTACTACCCAAACGGCAGGTTTGCCAAGCGGCAGTTTCTTCCCGGTAGGAACCACCACCAATACCTTCGTGGTAACGGATGGTGCGGGTAATACCAGCAATTGTTCATTTGCCGTAACCGTAAACGACGTTCAGGCTCCGGTTGTAGCAGCAACACAAAGCATTGTGTTATGTCATAATGCCGATAGTTTCTATTCAATTGGAGATATTACAGCTACCGATAATAATGTAGTTAGCTCAGTTACTTATCAAATAAGCGGCGCAACTGTACGAAATGGCAACGGATTAAATGCCAGCGGACGTTTTGAAGTAGGTGTTTCAACGATTGCCTGGACGGTGAAAGATCAGGCAGGAAATGCGACTGTCGCTCAAACGACCGTAACGGTTAACGGCCCGATCACAGCATCTATAGCTGATGTATACGCGGTGAATCCGGGAGGCGATGCAAATACGATTTATCTTGGCTATTACCCATCGTCATTAACGCTTACAGCCCAGGCCTCTGGAGGATCCGCTCCTTATACCTATGCCTGGTCCAATGGGGCTACTTCGGCGAGTGCAGTCGTAAATCCAACAGCTATAGGAGTTCATGACTTTACTGTAACGATTACAGATGCGCGTGGTTGTGCTACTACATTCACTAAGCAAGTGATTGTGCGTGATATTCGTTCAGTAGGAGATAAGGTGTTTATATGTCATAATGGAACAAACTCGTCTATTTCGGTGAATGCGGTACAGGCCCACCTGAATCATGGAGATAAGCTGGGCGATTGCGGCGTGAATTCTAACTCGAATGCTATAAAGGAGCCGATACTGTCATCTGAAAGTACACCCGTAGCGTATCCGAATCCGTTTGATAAGGTGTTGAACATTAAACTTCCAATGGCAACGGAGGGTCAGACAGTGAATTACGAGATTTATGATGTTATTTATAATACATTGCTCATAAAATCACAGACAACCGTTGTCTCTGGACAAATTAACATTGCTCAGGCAGCCAATCTTGCTTCAGGTCAATACATGATCAGAATCAGTGTGGGCCAACAAAGCCTTGCGATCAGAATAATGAAATCGATGCAATGGTAG